The following nucleotide sequence is from Vulpes lagopus strain Blue_001 chromosome 1, ASM1834538v1, whole genome shotgun sequence.
aatagaagagtacAAGGCAATGGACCTTCAGATCACAAAGAGTCTTTCTTGCAGTGCCCAGGAAGTTGGTATTTAACTTGTGCACTTATGGAGTCTATACATTTTAACCCTGGAACACTGAAGGATAGGCCACCTTTGTGCCTCAAGTAGCAATGGAAGTAGTGCAGGAAGGCATGTGTAGATTTAATACCACCTACAAACTGCCTTCCAAAAAGATTCCAATATATTCATTCCCCCTTTGGAAATACCCTCTTGGTGATAGGTagcactgaaaaaaatttaagaagtacCTGGTAAAATTTGTGATTCAAATCACTCTAAGAGTTATGTGAAAAATGCATCTGAAGGGGTCAAGATCAAATAGATCTTGATAAATCTAGGACAGAAGATGAATATTGCAGCTAGGAGAGATGACACCTGTCTGGTCAAGAGACGGTGAATGCATAATAGCTGAGCTAGGGGATCAGGGCTATCCtggagagagaattctaagctaAAGACAAATGTTAGAAATTGAGACCTAGTTGGATATAGGGGGTTAATGAGAAGGAGGTAGGAAGATGATTCTGGATTTCTGGATACACAAGATAGGGAATGCTGGAGTTGCAGGGCTGTGTGCTGGGAGGATAAGGAGGGAGAGTTGGGAGATGGCCATTCAGTCTTATTTTGGACATTGGCCTGTTGTTCCTAGTGGGAAGGACAGCAGATGGAGGCACCTAACAGGAAGTTGTAAGACCAAATCTGAAATGTGATATAAGGTCTGTGTTTGAGAACAACAGATTGGgcaagtagtctttttttttttttttaaagattttatttatttattcatgagagacacacagggagagagagacagagacacaggcagagggagaagcaggctccatgcagggagcccgacgtgagacttgatcccggaactccaggatcacgccctgggccgaaggcaggtgctaaaccactgagccacccagggatccccgggcaAGTAGTCTTCAACATGATCTGGATCAGAGTAGAAGCTAAAGGCAAGGCTGCAGGTATTAGGAGGTGATAGTCGTATCTCAGGAGAAGGGCTGTGTCCACCTCTGTGTTTATTCCCACATAATAGTTTGGCTACATCAGACACTCCGTAATCATGTGTGTGTTTGACTAGTTAAAGAAATGAAGGAGGCCAGAAACTAAGGGGTATAACTTGATtcccttggaatttccttttGCATAATAAAGTCTGAGGTGTAATGAATGACAGTGAgacaatatttacctttttttcagCATGGGCCAATAAAATACAAGCTCTGATGGCTGCTGCAAGTATTAGGCAAAGTAGAATTCCCAAAGGAAATGGATCTTATTCTGTTGGTTGTACAGATTTGATGTTTGATTATACTAATAAGGTAAGGCTTTGATTAATACCACTTTATATTCTAATAGTGACTCTTACTGTTGCCCACTGGTAGGTTTTGAAATTTGCTCTTGTTCTCCCCCGACAATGACTCATTTTGCCATTTGCCTTGTTCCATGGGAAGCATTTTGCTAGTTAAATCATTCGTCAATGTGTTGTTGTCATCTGATTAATTTATCTATAAACTCTATTTTCCCCTTCCTTAATGGTTGAAACCAGCTTGCTTACCCTTTCTTTCCACTCAGAAAGtatattgctttattttgcttctctttcttctgtattcAGTCACCGCAGCAGCTTAAAAAGTTTTCTCTGGACCTCTCTGTGAACAACAGAGGTATTTGGGTCTCAACTAATCAAATATGCAAAGTGGCTATTGGAACATAGTGGAGAAGCAACGTTATTAAGAGTACATTAATTTCTTTCCTCTACAGGGCACCTTTTTGCGTTTGTATTATCCATCCCAAGAGGATAACCACTCTGAAACACTTTGGATCCcaaacaaagaatatttttttggtCTTAGTAAATATCTTGGAACACACTGGCTTATGGGCAAAATATTGAGCttcttttttggtaagatttCCATTGGTCCTGCTTCTTAGGTGCTAGAATAtaagaaaaacttgaaaacagCAGAGGTTTCAGGCAAAGATCAAAGTAGATTTCTTGAGACcaaacttttcttaaaatgacaaattatttcttaaaagcccAGGTAACTATCAGAGAATCAAGGgttctcattttgtttgttctgCATATGTTGGGGTAGATGGAGAGAGTGAAAGTGTCAGAATTTACAATTAATCTGTCTATGACTGGTCCTTAATTTTTCTGCTTTACATATAGTGGGGGAGCAGTAATCTGGTGAGTAAGTAGCAGGCTGGCTGAGGTGCTCACTGCTCTGTGTGCTCTGTAGGAAAGTGAAAGCTAATTTCTCACCCATAATAAATGGGGAGATTCTACTCTCATTTCCATTGTCCACCCCCAAGGAACTAGCTTCTCTCACCAAGACAATCTGCTATGCATTCATCACTTAATTTGTCTACATCACACTAATATACAcagttccttccttctctgtttgaTCAGACACCTCTGTTGGGCCAGTGTTAACTCGGTCTTCAAATTTCCTTCTCAAACCTGCCTACAACTTTGGGCATTCATTTTAAAGGTCTCCCtggagttttctttaaaaaaccacTCTATAACAGAAATGATGGAAATATAACTACACTTCTTTATGGTGCTGATTAAATTATAAATCACTTCCATGGCAGTCATCACATCCAATCTTCATGACTGCatctctgttttataaataagaaaaaggaacccAAGTAACTGAGAATAGTAATGACATTAGCAATGGAGAggtgaaggaagagaagacaatATCTTCCATGTTCTGGGACCCTTACCATGTCACGAGATGAGTGTTATGCATATACTCCCTACTTAGGTAACATTCTCACAAAAGCCCTCTAAAATATCATctgctttgttttataaaaagaggaaactgagactcagagagttCTTGTAACTTGTTCAGGGTCAGTAGTAAGTGGCAGAGCGGCATCCAAATCCACTGATGAATCAGTGGTCTGTTTCTCTTGATCATAACTAAATGAGAATGAAAGGAGTCCCTGATTTGAAGATTCTGGTTCTCAGTGTGATGTTCCTGAGGTTTAATTCAGTTTCAGAATATTCCCTTGGAAGTTTTGCCAACACCTGGGATTGGTACTAAGGAATAGCCTTCCTGAATACACCTGTAAGTGGGAAAGTGTTTCACCTTAATCTCAGAGCTGGCAGTGAGAACTGATAATTAATGATTTTATGGTCTTGGGGGAAACTGCATGCTTCAGGTCCTTGGTTTGTAGGTAGCCAGTAGCAGACTTTTTAATGAATTTCCTATTAGCGCATAAAAACATAGATATCAATTCCATGGTCAGGATTTACACTAAGAAGATGTAAGTTAAATTAACCAGCAACATTGGAGACATAGAAAACACTAATTATCGTCTCTCGTTGTTGTCTAGGTTCAGTGACAACTCCTGCGAACTGGAATTCCCCTCTGAGGACTGGTGAAAAATATCCACTGATTGTTTTTTCTCACGGTCTTGGAGCATTCCGGTAATGTTTAAGAGGCTAAACAATTTTAACTCCTAAGGACCAATGACCAAATGCCTATATACCCCCCTAAAAAAGAAGAGCAGATTTTGGACTATCATTATGGCCACTGTGTTGGAGGAATTGCGGTTCCTTGAATGTTGGCTGTGATCTATTGATCGGTCCAGCCCTATCTGGTCAAGTAGTCTGTGCCTTCCTTCCAGCTCATAGGGACTAGCCTCATTTTAGGAAGAGAAGGGTTTGCATTTTTGACTGTCACCCTTCTATATTATAATACATTCTCAAAACCATCCCCTGGGTTAGTTTAGGTCTTCTGAGAAATTGACACCAAGACTGGATTAGccataaaagacatttttgagtGAAGCAGGCTAGACATGTGGGAACGAGACAGGGACTGGAGAGATTGGGTACGAAGAGTCTCAGATTACAGGACACTTCAGGAAGAGATGCGACCAGGCCAAAAGAGGTGGTGTTTGACCAGAAGTTTCTTATCAGAGGAGTCCTACATCTCACTAGAATGGGCCTACATTAGTACCTATGCTGTGGACCAGTTACTGGGTGTAGTCCACGGGATGCTTAGCTGGAGGTGGTGGATCtacaggggcaggggctggatggGATCTTTAGTCAATTATGCTCTCTGTGGCATGATCTCGGAGTGACACATTTTCATGACCTCCAcaccctctcctctcccatcttCTCAGCTGCCTACCCTTCTTTCTACCTTCCTACCTCAGAGGATTAAAAGACTTTTGGAAATAGGTGGCTTTTAGTTGGCAAGAAATTGGGTAACATCTGCAATAAGAAATTATCTTCAGgcagcacctgggtagctcagtgggttaagcgtccaactcttgatttcggctcaggtcatgatctcagggttgtgagactcaGTTCTGTAggaggctctgcacttagtggggagcctgcttaaaattctctttctctcactcaccctctgccccctccccctgctcatgctctccctctttccctctctctttctctctcaatcagTCAACCAATAAGATCTTCAGTACCTTAATTATGGTTTAGCTAGGTATTTGATTTCTACTTGACCAGTGGTTGGCAAGTTAGAATCTGAGGACCAAATCCTGCTAGCTGcctgtttctataaataaagctttattgaaatacagCCACATTCACTCCACCTTTCCCATTGTCTATGGGTACTTTTGTGCTAGGACAGCAGAGTTGCGCAGCTGTGACAGCTGCTGTATTGCCTGCTAAGCTGGAAGTATTTACATTCTGTCCTTCTACAGAGATGTGCTGATCCTTGTCTGAGTAGGTTGTGCATCTTCAACAGTAGAAGGCAGAGTTCCTACTACCCTTTGGTTCTCTATTGCCATTTTCTATGAATACATGATATGAGAATACATGATACCCTTTGGTTCTCTATTGCCATTTCCTATTGAATACATGATATGATTGAATACATTGTGCAGAATGAAGAATGGAAAGGGGGTATGAATGTAGTTGCTTAGCACGTGATTCATGTGTCCAATCATTTAAGTAACAGTTGGTATGTGTTCAGTCTTTGCTCTGTTTTTAGACATAGTTATAAGCACTAAAAATGATGAACTTACTTGCTCCTTCCAGTAGTCCCACCAGGTACCGTACTGTTACAGAGGAAAGATCAGTGACTTCTCCAAGGCAGACAACTAATCAGTGGTGGATTCAAATGTAGTGGTCAGACTGCAGGTCCCATTCTCCTAAGCACCACACTGCACTGCCTTCCTACATATGCTGTCTTATTCAAACCTTACAACTGTTCTAAAGTAAAGGCATCATTAGTCTCATTTTAGAGGTGCAGACAAAGATTCAGCAATGTAATAATCTAAAGTCATATAGCTGATATATAGTAGGGCCAAGATTAAAGCTCAGAACTCTCAAAGGTGATATATTTAGAATCACTGCATCAGGGTGTCTCAACCTTGGGACCACCGACATTTTGCAGGAAATCATTCCTTATCATGGATGGTGGTCCTGTGtgctgtaggatgtttagcagcatccctctACCaattagatgccagtagcaccctctGCCCAGTCATGATAATGAAGGTACCTCTAGACATTGTCACATATTCCCCTGAGAGGCAGAGCTGCCCCTTCAAGAAACACAGCTTTCTAGTTTTCCCCCAGGCACTACAACAGGGGTATAATGGCCTTCCTCTTTCCAGGTTCATTAGTGAACGCCCCCGCTCCCTAAGCATGGCTGGTACTCAatgctttcctgttttgttttgaaggacAATTTATTCTGCTATTGGCATTGATCTAGCATCACATGGGTTCATCGTTGCTGCTATAGAACACAGGTATGTCATCTGGGCTCTaactttcaaaaagatttataaaaaacaTCGATGAAATTGTCATCTGTGGTTAAATGATAAGGGGGAATAAAAGAGACTGAGTTAAATGGCCAAGAGTTAAAAACCAGCTAACGTTTCTGGTGTTTATTGTGTGCCATGTTCATACATCATCATTTAATCTTCGGAAGAACCCTTTGAAATGGTTACTGTTATCACTGTcttaaggagaagagaaatagagcTGGAAAAGGGCAAGTAATTTGCCCCAAACCCCACGGTGAGGAAGTGGCACCACAGGGATGTGGTTCCAGGCATGAGTTTCCAATGGGGCCTCCTAGAATTGTgaagatagataggtagatagaagatagatagtcATCCCACAGCAATGACTTCTTCTTAGAACTCCCTTGGGGGCctctttgattttaaaacaaatgtagaaTGGAAGAAGACAGGGAAGTCAGACCAGtgtgaatttgggggtggggatgaggagtACGGGaggagatgaagaagaggaagagtgaGTGTAAGTCACTGACTCTGTATTGTAGAGATGGATCCGCCTCTGCGACTTACTATTTCAAGGACCAGTCTGCTGCAGAAATAGGGAACAAATCTTGGTCTTATCTTCAAGAACTAAAACCAGGGGATGAGGAGATACATGTTCGAAATGAGCAGGTATGTTgcagcaggaggagaggagatgGGGTGACTAAAAAGCATGTGCAAAATGATGACACTTGCCAATTTAATTTACATGCTGTAAGGTGTGCTCCTAGCTCTTCTACTTCCCATAGCCCAAAGACCTGTCAGAAGACTCTTGGAGTGACACACTTTCCTTAATGAAAAGTCTGGACCATAGTAAAAACAAGGACAAACAAAAATCCTGGGAGAAGACAGTACATCTTCAGAAATCTTTTGCATTAGAACCTCCCACTTTAGAATCTCAGAAGTGCTAGAAAGGAAATTCACAAATACCCTCCTTTCCTATGTTTGAATCCTGGTGTCATCATTTCATGGTGGGGtgatcttggacaaattactCTGTTTTGCCTCTATGTTTTATCTGttacaaaataatgaataataaaagtatatttctcACAGGGGTGTCTGGAAGATTGAGATAAAGCACACTGGCTTTCACCTCTGTGCCATGTTTTACAGTGGGTATTTTATATGTCCTTGCATTTAATCCCACCCACATTTCACTGAGGTAGGCTTTGTTACACAataaatggaagctcagagaggttaagtacatcatctgaggtcacacagcagataAGCAATGAGCTTAGGATTTGAACTAAGCTATAACTCCCTGCAAAGCTGGAGCCTGTGTCGTTAAATTGAGTTGTTTTCCAGTCACTAATCACTTAGACATTTCCAGTTTAGAAGCACTCAACCATTTTTCCCACATGCAACTCCTACACAAACTCCAAAATAAGTGTCACCGCTTTTTatgttgccatttcttttttctgatcaTCATTTTAGGTGCAGAAAAGGGCAAAGGAGTGCTCCCAAGCTCTCGACTTGATTCTGGACATTGATCATGGAAGGCCAATTAAGAATGTACTACACTTAGAGTTTGATGTGGAACAACTGAAGGTGAGCTTAAGAAAAAGCCATTTCccgggcacttgggtggctcagtcatttgagtggctgagtggctgagtgtctgcctttggctcaggtcatgatcctagggtcttaggatcgagccccacattgggctctttgctcagcagggagcctacttctctctctacccGCTACTcgtgctttctcaaataaataaataaaatcttaaaagaaaagaaaagaaaaagccatttcCCTTGTCCTGCAGTTTTTTATCATTTCCATATCATCTGCTTTTCTGCTGTAATGTGAGGTACAACATGACAAAGGgctgcaaattaaaaaaaaaaaaaaaagtctatgtgaAGTGTTCTAGCAATGAGGAGTGCATTAGATTGCACCAGATATGGAATTGCCAACAGCCAGCTTTGAGCTACACAAATAGCAATTTCTCTGGTTCAACACAATACCTCCAGTGGAAGTATTGTAATTTCTTGGACGGCCCTTGCATATTTTTAAGCTTGATTCTGAAATGGTGGTCAGAGGTTTTAAAcagaatattcaaaaaataaataaataaataaacagaatattcAGACGGGGTGGAAGACTAGCAAAGCAGACAGCATGAACTAAGACCCAAAGTTGTGTGTGGAGAATGGAGTACAGAGGACAGATGGGACAAGACATATTTCAGTTTGGGCAGAAGATGATGGTCTGTTCTCCTAACACAGTGAAAAGTTTGTTGTCCCTTGGCCAGCTACTCCCTCTCCAGTCTCCATGCTTTCGTACACGTTGTCCCCTTGGCCTGACACATTCTTCTCCCTGAGACTTGCTTAATCTTCAACTCAAATCAGGCTTCACCTCTTCCAAGAAGCTTTCTCGGACCCCACTGCCACCCCTGGACTGGTGAGCTGTCTATCACATGTGCTCCTTGGCACCATCCTGTTGTATTTGCATCATGCATCTGTATCTCTTTCATCACTGGTGGGCTGGGAGCTCATTGAAAATGAACGtcggtgcctggcacagagcaggtgctcaatagATACTCACGGAATGAACACACTAATTAAACATGGAGTGAGGAGAGGCTGAGGTCCGCAATGATGTTGGTGTTTCAAGTGTGAATGTCTACAAAGATCATTAAGTTCACTTCTTAACTACAAATGCTCAacatgtgtatttgtgtgcatatatatatatatgtacatacttatgtggtgtgtatgtgtgtaattatatgtgtgcatatctatgtgtgtgtgagtgcatgtgagtgtatgtatgtattttgtttaCAAGAAATCAAGATACTTCACCATGCCCGtgaaatgaataataattttatattttaaaaaaccattctGTTCTAACAACCTATGAGATAGTGATGAATATATATCGTGCTTTTTCCTATAGGACTCTATTGACAGGAATAAAATAGCAGTAATTGGACATTCTTTTGGTGGAGCCACAGTTCTTCAGGCTCTTAGTGAAGACCAGAGATTTAGGtaagagaaggaggcaaagagaaaaagcagcGAGTTATTGGAAGAGGGCAACTGATAATCCATATGAGATAGAATACTTATCAAATTCCTAATGAGGAAGGGATCCTTCAGGGTTTAGAAGTCTGTTCTTCTGCCTCCTTAAAGTACTCTATATGAATTTTCCCAGACAGAAGCCATCTACTTCTCTTGCTGTTAAAAGTTCTCCTCATTCCTATTTACTTTCcctcaacattctttttttaaaaagatttatttattcatgagagacacaccgagagatagagagggagggagagagagagagaggcagagggagaagcaggctccatgtgggaagcccgacgtgggactcgatcccaggtctccaggatcacaccctgggctgaaggcagcactaaacctctgagccacccaggctgcccatcctcAGCATTCTTATCTGCTTAAGGGCTTAATAGTTTCACTTGGAAATTTATCTTTACATATATACTTTATCTATGACATGATGGTTGTGATATCAATAGTATATCTTATAGTATTTCTAGATTTCCCCAATATGCaaggcatttttttaattaatttttttttccatctttaagaTGGATAGagatcttggggtgcctgggtggctcagtcagttaagtgtctgactcttggtttcagctcaggtcatgatcccagagtcatgagatcaagtctcaggttgggctccacactcagcatggaggctgcttgagattcttcccccttgccctgctcctccctccactggctctctctctctctctcaaataaataaataaaatcttaataataatataaaaggatGGATGGAGGTCTTAAATTACAGTTGAGTGAGAGTCAGGACCAGAACCCAGTCttgtaatttgaaaaaatattttctttcttgaaccACGGCAGTCACAGACTTGATGAGGTCACGAAAAGCCAACCATATAGAAAATAGGACCCTTTGTAAAACTTCAgctcatagatttttaaaatcagtttccataagggaattcttttcttttgtctatttATCATATAAAATGGAGTGTCCAAAAGGTCCAGGAACAGGATAAACTTACCTTTAAAAAGCAAGTTACATTTCCAAATGAATATACCCTATATGTTTCTCTTCAACCTCCGGACACTTTTCCAGGTAAAGTACCTCTAAATATTAAGTAACAGGTCCAACAGTTACTCTGAAAAAGGCATCATAAATCCACTGTCCTGAAAGTCTGGATACATAGGAGCAATAGTACATATATTGTATCTTTCCAGACACTCCACAGTGTTGGAGAAATTATTACTTGTTTAAGAAtctattttggggtgcctggatggctcagtggttgagcatctgcctttggctcaggtcatgatcctggggtcctgggctcgagtcccgcattgggctccccacaggaagcctggttctccctggGCCTATGCCTCTGcaactctctgtgtctctcctgaataaataaaatctttagcaaGAAAAGAATCTATTTTGAAAGCAatgtaacaaaaatgaataaaacatttcaaagataCTGTATCTTTCTAAAGGTCACAATTCCTGAGTGTCtcttatagaaaataattatataattctaAGTCTGCTACCTTATAAAGCTAATCATATCCTCTTCTCACACTGAAGTATAATACCAGTGAAATACCTGTAATAAACTAGGATAGTGTATGCTCATCAATCCTAACATCATTAGAAACTCTGTACATCAGCCAGCATGTAACCAGCCTTCTTTTGTCATTGTCACCAAACTAGGTGCGGGATTGCCTTGGATGCATGGATGCTTCCACTGGATGATGCAATATATTCCAGAATCCCTCAGCCCCTCTTTTTTATTAACTCGGAACGGTTCCAATTTCCTGAGAatatcaaaaagatgaaaaaatgctACTCAcctgacaaagaaagaaaaatgattacaaTCAGGTAAGTATTAGTGATTTATTTCATCATCTGAAGCAGAAACTTGAAACTTGGATAAACATCAAAAAATACCATTTGGTAGGCATGATAGCATTGTTAAATTCATTGTCTAGGCTTTGAACAAGGGAGAATATTGGATAATTTCAGGGCCTAAATGCATTTAtacttgttctttttaaaagtacagttgTTTTGAGTAGTGTTAACATATGTCCTTCATATACTGATAATTAAAATTTGCATTAGGATGCATGCTATTTTTATGTAAACACAAGAGCAAGCTTATGCATTTGGGGGCTGGGGTAAGGAGAAGTATTCCATCATCAGGCTAGAGTAGAAACTCTGGAAAAAAGTCGGAGCATCTGTTGAGATCTGCAGTGtgtacctttttaaaagaatatggaTTTATAAATTCCCCAAAGCTATCATGGGGTACTGTTGAGCATTAGCGATACGCTGATATCATGGATGTGAAAAAGAAACCCCAGTAGAAGTTTTGAACTCAGCAATGTGGTGTTACAAGGCAGGGCTCATCCCTCTTCTGTTAGAAACCTGATTTATTTCAAAGAAGTAAAGAAGAGGTGGTAGGAAGGAAATATGAATTGTGAAGGCAGTCAACACTACAGGGCCAGAGACTAGAGTGTTTTCTACCTGAGGAGTTCAGGAGAGGCTGCTTGGAAGACACAGGAGTAGAATCAGTCTTGAAAGATCAAGAAAGATAGTGAGGAGGGTCTGGGTAGTTTAGTTAAGGACCTCAGTTTAGTTTCGAGTTAAGGACTTCAATACTCATACATGGAAGTCTATTTAATTCTAAAACAGAAACAATGCAGAACACATAGCCTCCCTCAACCCTGCTTCCTTACTAGGCTcttactttacctttttttttttttcctttctctgtgagGAACCTGGAAAGAACAGCTCATATTCCACAgttcatccttccttccctttacACTTTGACTCCTGTGGGCTAGCTTCCCAGACCCCCACCAGTGTACTGAAACTGGCCCTACCAAGGACAGAAAAGGTCAAGCAGCCTGTCTGCTGCCTGGACCTTGCTCCCTGCATCCATTCAACCTTGTGGACTTtccctatttcttcctctccaggATCCCACAACCATACTCTTTCCTGCTCCTCCCATTTAGACTGCTCCCCCTTTTTCTCCCCCACCATCTCCTCCTGAGGCCATTCCTCCACTGCTGGTAGCGTCTGGGTGTCTGCTTACAACTGTTTCCACCTTCTTTGTGCCTCTGACACTCATGTTGTGATTGGAAGCAGGCAAGATGGAGCAGGAGGCGAGGCAGGTGGCTCTGGTTTGAGTAGAGATAACTTAAAGAGTGGTGGGCAGCTTATAAGCAGCAGCGAAGTGAAGAGGAAGAGGTATACCAGGCAGGGCTGGAAAGATGTATTTTAACCTTGGAATCTCTTAGCTTGAGCCAGAGAAGTCTGGGTAGAGATGTCTGGCCACACACTGGGAGAGTATAGAATTTGTGTCTTATACATGGAATCCTTAGAGTAGATAAGACTATCAAGTGGGATGAGAACTGGTCTGAAGACAGAACCTTGAGGAATGTCTATATGTAGATGAAGAGCCAGTGGAGAACAGAGTAGTTAGGGGGAAAAGGGAAGGTACACATACACAAGGGAAGAGAGGATCAAAGAAACAAAGGGGAATAGAATTCCAAGAAAGTACCAAATGTCTTAGAGGCAGTAGAAaataagcactaaaaaaaaagCTACTATACTTGATGTGAGGCTGTTggtagattaattttttttattttttaaagactttatttatttatttatttattcatgagagactcagagagagaggcagagacacaggcagagggagaagcaggttccctgtaaggaacctgatgagggactcgattccaggaccctgggatcacaacctgagctgacggcagacgctcagccactgagccacccaagtgtccctgttgGTGGCTTTAAAGAGCAGCATAAATGATACCTACAAGATACTTATAGTTTTGATGGTACATGGAAAGGGGCTTTTTCCTTAAATCAACTTAATCCAAGGCTTACGGACAGTGAGTTTTGACCAGCATCAAATAGATATGAAGTTAGTCCTGTTGGTAAGCAAATATAATAGGCTTCGGGCTCTGAGTACACAGTCCCTGCAATATGTAACACATTGTAtgaactcaacaacaacaacaaaaaagctggaATCATTTCTTCTAAAGCCAAGGTACCAAGGAAGACTAGAATCTTTATGTAAGGGGG
It contains:
- the PLA2G7 gene encoding platelet-activating factor acetylhydrolase: MLPPKLHALFCLCSCLTLVHPIDWQDLNPVAHIRSSAWANKIQALMAAASIRQSRIPKGNGSYSVGCTDLMFDYTNKGTFLRLYYPSQEDNHSETLWIPNKEYFFGLSKYLGTHWLMGKILSFFFGSVTTPANWNSPLRTGEKYPLIVFSHGLGAFRTIYSAIGIDLASHGFIVAAIEHRDGSASATYYFKDQSAAEIGNKSWSYLQELKPGDEEIHVRNEQVQKRAKECSQALDLILDIDHGRPIKNVLHLEFDVEQLKDSIDRNKIAVIGHSFGGATVLQALSEDQRFRCGIALDAWMLPLDDAIYSRIPQPLFFINSERFQFPENIKKMKKCYSPDKERKMITIRGSVHQNFADFTFTTGKIVGYIFTLKGDIDSNVAIDLCNKASLAFLQKHLGLRKDFDQWDSLIEGKDENLMPGTNINITNEHDTLQNSPEAEK